One window of Salvelinus fontinalis isolate EN_2023a chromosome 19, ASM2944872v1, whole genome shotgun sequence genomic DNA carries:
- the LOC129816655 gene encoding UBX domain-containing protein 4-like isoform X2, with translation MLWFEGSIPAAIISAKEQSSIFVVVITGDDEVSAQMMSSWEDDRVAEVSHNCCVAIKVDAKSETCSQFSQIYPVVCIPSSFFIGENGIPLEVVAGSVSAEELMKRIDKVKQMHAQQIAGEGAEAGTPVEACPPAVVASEPAPAQPPSPPLELQPSHAPPAAPPTSKESLSRPAEEGGASASVVVTPGKDRSALSDDASTSSQPDGGLDAKVERLTKNLEERRDQKKKDEEKEMERRKMGKEMLDFKRKNEDEKTKRIMDERSREKAEEKAARERVKAQIALDRADRAARYANNQEEVEAARLAALQARQAEAEAKKEIAHRERSAIARIQFRLPDGSFFTRQFSSEARLNEARQFAVNEVGNRYGNFSLATMFPRREFTADDLGKTLLELELTPGASIVLLPQTGRPNNTVVQSSSGGGIWAVLGTILYPLLAVWRFLSGFLFTSPPTPGAAGPRGPAQQPNTNSGSGSSSSAEPKRETLRKRTLEKQPVDFKRDGKIHRLQNHQDSEDENNTWNGNSTQQM, from the exons ATGCTTTGGTTTGAAGGCTCTATTCCAGCAGCCATCATCTCCGCCAAAGAACAGAGCTCCATCTTCGTCGTCGTAATAACAG GCGACGATGAGGTGTCAGCACAAATGATGTCCAGTTGGGAGGACGACAGAGTGGCCGAGGTCTCCCATAACTGCTGTGTCGCAATCAAGGTGGATGCCAAGAG CGAGACATGCTCTCAGTTCTCTCAAATCT ACCCGGTGGTGTGCATCCCATCCAGTTTCTTTATCGGAGAGAATGGAATCCCCCTGGAAGTTGTTGCCGGGAGTGTCTCTGCAGAGGAACTCATGAAAAGAATCGACAAAGTCAAACAG ATGCACGCCCAGCAGATAGCAGGCGAGGGAGCGGAAGCAGGGACTCCCGTGGAGGCTTGCCCACCAGCCGTGGTAGCCTCAGAGCCAGCCCCAGCACAGCCCCCCTCACCCCCACTGGAGCTCCAGCCCAGCCACGCACCACCTGCAGCGCCACCCACATCtaaag AATCCCTGTCCAGGCCAGCAGAGGAAGGCGGAGCATCAGCCTCAGTGGTCGTCACCCCCGGGAAAGACAGGAGCGCATTGTCAGACGACGCATCAACCAGCTCTCAGCCTGACGGGGGCCTTGATGCTAAGGTGGAGAG GTTAACAAAGAACCTGGAGGAGAGACGGGATCAGAAAAAGAAAGATGAGGAG aaggagatggagagaaggaagaTGGGGAAGGAGATGCTGGACTTCAAGAGGAAGAACGAGGATGAGAAGACCAAGCGCATTATGgatgagaggagcagagagaaggCAGAGGAGAAGGCTGCCAGGGAGCGTGTCAAAGCACAGATCGCCCTG GACCGTGCTGACAGAGCTGCCCGCTATGCCAATAACcaggaggaggtggaggcagCCCGGCTGGCAGCACTGCAGGCCAGACAAGCAGAGGCGGAGGCCAAGAAGGAGATCGCACACAGGGAGAGGAG CGCCATAGCAAGAATACAGTTCCGTCTCCCAGATGGTTCTTTCTTCACCAGGCAGTTCTCCTCAGAGGCCAGACTGAATGAGGCTCGGCAGTTTGCTGTCAAT gaagtgggaaatcggTATGGCAACTTCTCCCTGGCGACTATGTTCCCTCGCAGGGAGTTTACGGCTGACGACCTGGGTAAGACTCTACTGGAGTTGGAGCTGACTCCCGGTGCCTCCATAGTCCTGCTGCCT CAAACGGGACGGCCCAATAACACGGTGGTGCAGTCGTCCTCTGGAGGGGGTATCTGGGCTGTGTTGGGTACCATCCTCTACCCCCTGCTGGCTGTGTGGAGGTTCCTGAGCGGCTTCCTCTTCACCAGCCCCCCCACCCCCGGAGCAGCAGGCCCCAGAGGCCCAGCCCAGCAGCCCAACACTAACTCAGGCTCTGGTTCCTCCTCATCTGCTGAACCGAAGAG AGAAACTCTTCGCAAACGCACACTGGAGAAGCAACCAGTAGACTTCAAACGAGACGGCAAAATCCACAGGCTACAGAATCACCAGGACAGTGAGGATGAAAATAACACTTGGAACGGAAACTCTACCCAGCAGATGTAG
- the LOC129816655 gene encoding UBX domain-containing protein 4-like isoform X1, whose product MLWFEGSIPAAIISAKEQSSIFVVVITGDDEVSAQMMSSWEDDRVAEVSHNCCVAIKVDAKSETCSQFSQIYPVVCIPSSFFIGENGIPLEVVAGSVSAEELMKRIDKVKQMHAQQIAGEGAEAGTPVEACPPAVVASEPAPAQPPSPPLELQPSHAPPAAPPTSKESLSRPAEEGGASASVVVTPGKDRSALSDDASTSSQPDGGLDAKVERLTKNLEERRDQKKKDEEGEIKKEMERRKMGKEMLDFKRKNEDEKTKRIMDERSREKAEEKAARERVKAQIALDRADRAARYANNQEEVEAARLAALQARQAEAEAKKEIAHRERSAIARIQFRLPDGSFFTRQFSSEARLNEARQFAVNEVGNRYGNFSLATMFPRREFTADDLGKTLLELELTPGASIVLLPQTGRPNNTVVQSSSGGGIWAVLGTILYPLLAVWRFLSGFLFTSPPTPGAAGPRGPAQQPNTNSGSGSSSSAEPKRETLRKRTLEKQPVDFKRDGKIHRLQNHQDSEDENNTWNGNSTQQM is encoded by the exons ATGCTTTGGTTTGAAGGCTCTATTCCAGCAGCCATCATCTCCGCCAAAGAACAGAGCTCCATCTTCGTCGTCGTAATAACAG GCGACGATGAGGTGTCAGCACAAATGATGTCCAGTTGGGAGGACGACAGAGTGGCCGAGGTCTCCCATAACTGCTGTGTCGCAATCAAGGTGGATGCCAAGAG CGAGACATGCTCTCAGTTCTCTCAAATCT ACCCGGTGGTGTGCATCCCATCCAGTTTCTTTATCGGAGAGAATGGAATCCCCCTGGAAGTTGTTGCCGGGAGTGTCTCTGCAGAGGAACTCATGAAAAGAATCGACAAAGTCAAACAG ATGCACGCCCAGCAGATAGCAGGCGAGGGAGCGGAAGCAGGGACTCCCGTGGAGGCTTGCCCACCAGCCGTGGTAGCCTCAGAGCCAGCCCCAGCACAGCCCCCCTCACCCCCACTGGAGCTCCAGCCCAGCCACGCACCACCTGCAGCGCCACCCACATCtaaag AATCCCTGTCCAGGCCAGCAGAGGAAGGCGGAGCATCAGCCTCAGTGGTCGTCACCCCCGGGAAAGACAGGAGCGCATTGTCAGACGACGCATCAACCAGCTCTCAGCCTGACGGGGGCCTTGATGCTAAGGTGGAGAG GTTAACAAAGAACCTGGAGGAGAGACGGGATCAGAAAAAGAAAGATGAGGAG GGCGAAAtaaagaaggagatggagagaaggaagaTGGGGAAGGAGATGCTGGACTTCAAGAGGAAGAACGAGGATGAGAAGACCAAGCGCATTATGgatgagaggagcagagagaaggCAGAGGAGAAGGCTGCCAGGGAGCGTGTCAAAGCACAGATCGCCCTG GACCGTGCTGACAGAGCTGCCCGCTATGCCAATAACcaggaggaggtggaggcagCCCGGCTGGCAGCACTGCAGGCCAGACAAGCAGAGGCGGAGGCCAAGAAGGAGATCGCACACAGGGAGAGGAG CGCCATAGCAAGAATACAGTTCCGTCTCCCAGATGGTTCTTTCTTCACCAGGCAGTTCTCCTCAGAGGCCAGACTGAATGAGGCTCGGCAGTTTGCTGTCAAT gaagtgggaaatcggTATGGCAACTTCTCCCTGGCGACTATGTTCCCTCGCAGGGAGTTTACGGCTGACGACCTGGGTAAGACTCTACTGGAGTTGGAGCTGACTCCCGGTGCCTCCATAGTCCTGCTGCCT CAAACGGGACGGCCCAATAACACGGTGGTGCAGTCGTCCTCTGGAGGGGGTATCTGGGCTGTGTTGGGTACCATCCTCTACCCCCTGCTGGCTGTGTGGAGGTTCCTGAGCGGCTTCCTCTTCACCAGCCCCCCCACCCCCGGAGCAGCAGGCCCCAGAGGCCCAGCCCAGCAGCCCAACACTAACTCAGGCTCTGGTTCCTCCTCATCTGCTGAACCGAAGAG AGAAACTCTTCGCAAACGCACACTGGAGAAGCAACCAGTAGACTTCAAACGAGACGGCAAAATCCACAGGCTACAGAATCACCAGGACAGTGAGGATGAAAATAACACTTGGAACGGAAACTCTACCCAGCAGATGTAG